A portion of the Sulfuricurvum kujiense DSM 16994 genome contains these proteins:
- a CDS encoding DNA polymerase III subunit gamma/tau, with product MGTSEVLALKYRPRRFEELIGQESISQTLSLALDSKRLSHAYLFSGLRGSGKTSTARIFAKSLICENGPTSAPCDVCSHCVMANEGRHIDIIEMDAASSRKIDDIRDLIEHTKYRPASANVKIFIIDEVHMLTKEAHNALLKTLEEPPEYVKFILATTDPLKLPPTILSRTQHFRFKRISHPNIVHHLSHILHLENIEYQAEALDILARSGSGSLRDTLTLLDQAIIYSKGFVDVKTVADMLGLLDPDYISRLFDAIFAKDRSSLISMLQELEAYESEMVIDELIAYLKERLYEGDHRFSPLVIERFFRILSDAKTLFAINADGGFVVSLVLFKMIEALKIKEIDEMIESLESRVSHTPAKATASPIHSEAAAETPSIRVTPAPMPVKSQFEQLCALISDRSAELGACFKNNVTFLSYEESILTWESCAEGEDKELLKNSFGIIRQFVREIYGVTTQIKSQGCTKSAEELSPAPVIEEPSFTEAPAEEETVAENDSMIEEAEIGVGSCVSQCDESSVKEFDGGDVLKEPMIQKAAELFEATKITVQSKV from the coding sequence TTGGGCACATCCGAAGTACTCGCACTTAAATACCGTCCTCGACGTTTCGAAGAACTGATCGGACAGGAGAGTATTTCCCAGACCCTTTCTCTCGCCCTTGATTCCAAACGCCTCTCTCACGCATATCTTTTTTCCGGACTTCGCGGTTCGGGTAAAACCTCGACCGCCCGTATTTTTGCCAAATCGCTTATCTGTGAAAACGGCCCGACTTCGGCGCCGTGCGACGTGTGCAGCCACTGTGTCATGGCAAACGAGGGGCGCCATATCGACATCATCGAGATGGACGCCGCTTCCAGCCGCAAAATCGACGATATCCGCGATCTGATCGAACACACCAAATACCGCCCCGCCAGCGCGAACGTTAAAATCTTTATCATCGACGAAGTCCATATGCTGACCAAAGAGGCGCATAATGCCCTCCTTAAAACCCTTGAAGAGCCGCCCGAATACGTCAAGTTCATCCTCGCGACGACCGATCCGCTGAAGCTCCCTCCGACGATTCTGAGCCGAACGCAGCATTTCCGGTTCAAACGGATCAGCCACCCCAACATCGTCCACCATCTGAGCCATATCCTCCATCTGGAGAATATCGAGTATCAAGCCGAAGCGTTGGATATTCTCGCCCGCAGCGGTTCGGGGTCTTTGCGCGACACCCTCACCCTCCTCGATCAGGCGATCATCTATTCCAAAGGGTTCGTCGACGTCAAAACGGTTGCCGATATGCTGGGGCTTTTGGATCCCGACTACATCAGCCGACTCTTTGACGCTATTTTTGCCAAAGACCGCTCTAGCCTCATCTCTATGCTTCAAGAGCTCGAAGCGTACGAATCGGAGATGGTGATCGACGAGCTGATCGCTTATCTCAAAGAGCGATTGTATGAGGGGGATCACCGTTTCAGCCCGCTCGTCATCGAGCGGTTTTTTAGAATCCTCAGCGATGCCAAAACCCTTTTTGCGATCAATGCCGACGGCGGGTTTGTCGTGAGTCTCGTCCTCTTTAAAATGATCGAAGCGCTCAAGATCAAAGAGATCGACGAGATGATCGAATCGCTCGAATCACGCGTCTCTCATACTCCGGCCAAAGCAACGGCTTCACCGATACACAGCGAAGCCGCCGCCGAAACGCCGAGTATCCGTGTTACACCGGCTCCTATGCCTGTAAAATCGCAATTCGAACAATTGTGCGCCCTGATCAGTGACCGAAGTGCGGAGCTGGGCGCATGTTTTAAAAACAACGTTACGTTCCTTTCGTATGAAGAGAGTATCCTGACCTGGGAAAGCTGTGCCGAAGGAGAAGATAAAGAGCTGCTCAAAAACAGTTTCGGCATCATCCGCCAGTTTGTCCGTGAAATCTACGGGGTCACAACCCAGATCAAATCGCAAGGGTGTACAAAGAGCGCGGAAGAACTCTCTCCCGCTCCCGTTATCGAAGAGCCCTCATTCACCGAAGCCCCTGCCGAAGAAGAAACGGTTGCCGAGAACGACTCTATGATCGAGGAGGCCGAAATCGGCGTCGGAAGCTGCGTCAGTCAGTGCGACGAGAGCAGTGTCAAAGAGTTTGACGGCGGCGACGTCCTCAAAGAACCGATGATCCAAAAGGCGGCTGAATTGTTCGAAGCGACCAAAATCACCGTCCAATCGAAAGTTTAA
- a CDS encoding YwbE family protein yields MDGRERKNIMSGKRVSIVLKEDQRTGKLTEGIVRDILTKSAIHPHGIKVRLMSGEVGRVKEVF; encoded by the coding sequence ATGGACGGCAGAGAACGCAAAAACATTATGTCGGGGAAACGGGTGAGCATCGTCCTCAAAGAGGATCAGAGAACGGGGAAACTCACCGAGGGGATTGTCCGCGATATCCTCACCAAATCTGCCATCCATCCGCACGGGATCAAAGTGAGATTGATGAGCGGGGAAGTGGGACGAGTCAAAGAGGTGTTTTAA
- the pgaB gene encoding poly-beta-1,6-N-acetyl-D-glucosamine N-deacetylase PgaB, whose product MANEIPNICSRDQNPNEFTVLSYHEISEKSETLDSSYAVTPEHFEEQVNWLMKSGYRFISIDDILKYRKGKKPLPKKAVLMTFDDGYQSVYTNAFPVIKKHKIPVVIALVGSWMEAKESVDFDGHKIARGKFLSQKEIKEMVQSGLVEIASHTYSLHKGIVGNPQGNMQPAVITRQWLSDKQRYEDEKSYKERIYNDLATNNTFLENYTGQKPRIMVWPYGYYNKEVRQIVERLGMPIGLTLDDGSNTAITPLWGLRRILIEKNMTLKMLEQDMWSRNANRTDNDRVTKAAHIDLDYMYDPDPAQTERNLGDLLDRIKKLGVNTVYLQAFADPDANGAADYVYFPNRNVPMRSDLFNRVAWQIATRTQVKRIYAWMPMMAWQLPKNNPAANDTVVTLQVDPTHLNMGYPRLSPFSPKAQKVIQEIYEDLAKSPRIDGILFHDDVTLSDYEDDSPFARRQYKKWGLAQSVTQIRSDSGQFEKWTNLKTDFLDQFAMKLAQIVREEHPGLKTARNLYAQVALNEYAEEWYAQGLAESIDKYDYTAIMAMPYMEQAPDPKAFYEKIVERVKREECGVERTVMELQTVNWRKNDAPISSEELNDTIQHLYGLGVHHLAYYPDSVFKNIPDADTMRQAFAKKPTYMHQTTLNNTMPNK is encoded by the coding sequence ATGGCAAATGAGATCCCGAATATCTGCAGTCGCGATCAGAACCCGAACGAATTTACCGTCCTGAGCTATCACGAAATTTCCGAAAAAAGCGAAACCCTCGATTCAAGCTATGCGGTCACGCCGGAACATTTTGAAGAGCAGGTGAATTGGCTGATGAAAAGCGGGTACCGCTTTATCAGTATCGATGATATTTTAAAGTACCGGAAAGGGAAAAAACCTTTACCGAAAAAAGCGGTTTTGATGACGTTTGACGACGGGTACCAGTCGGTCTATACCAACGCTTTCCCCGTCATTAAAAAACATAAGATTCCGGTGGTCATCGCATTGGTCGGCAGTTGGATGGAGGCCAAAGAGAGCGTTGATTTCGACGGGCACAAAATAGCCCGCGGCAAGTTCCTGAGCCAAAAAGAGATAAAAGAGATGGTACAAAGCGGATTGGTGGAGATCGCCAGCCATACCTACTCTTTGCACAAAGGGATCGTCGGAAATCCGCAAGGGAACATGCAGCCCGCCGTCATCACACGCCAATGGCTGAGTGACAAACAACGGTATGAAGACGAAAAAAGCTATAAAGAGCGCATATACAACGACTTGGCGACAAATAACACGTTTTTAGAGAACTATACGGGACAAAAGCCCCGCATCATGGTTTGGCCGTACGGCTACTACAACAAAGAGGTTCGGCAGATCGTAGAGCGCCTGGGCATGCCGATCGGGCTGACACTCGATGATGGAAGCAATACCGCCATCACCCCGCTGTGGGGACTTCGACGGATATTGATCGAAAAAAACATGACGTTAAAAATGTTGGAACAAGACATGTGGTCACGCAATGCAAATCGCACCGATAACGACAGAGTGACCAAAGCGGCCCATATCGATCTGGACTATATGTACGATCCCGATCCTGCACAGACGGAACGTAATCTGGGGGATTTGCTGGATCGGATCAAGAAGCTGGGGGTCAACACGGTCTACCTGCAGGCATTTGCCGATCCCGATGCCAACGGTGCGGCAGACTATGTCTATTTCCCGAACCGAAACGTACCGATGCGCTCGGATCTGTTTAACCGCGTAGCATGGCAGATTGCAACCCGTACGCAGGTCAAACGCATCTATGCATGGATGCCGATGATGGCGTGGCAGCTGCCGAAAAACAATCCGGCGGCCAACGATACCGTCGTAACGCTGCAGGTCGATCCGACCCATCTGAATATGGGGTATCCGAGACTCTCCCCGTTTTCACCCAAAGCACAAAAAGTGATCCAAGAGATTTACGAAGACTTGGCAAAATCGCCCCGAATCGACGGAATATTGTTTCATGACGATGTCACCCTCTCCGACTATGAAGACGACAGTCCGTTTGCACGCAGACAGTATAAAAAATGGGGGCTGGCACAAAGCGTGACGCAGATCAGATCGGATAGCGGCCAATTCGAGAAGTGGACAAATCTCAAAACGGACTTTTTGGATCAGTTTGCGATGAAATTGGCACAAATCGTACGGGAAGAGCACCCCGGACTTAAAACGGCACGCAATCTCTATGCTCAAGTCGCCCTGAACGAATACGCCGAAGAGTGGTATGCCCAAGGGCTGGCCGAGTCAATCGACAAATACGACTACACCGCTATTATGGCGATGCCGTATATGGAACAGGCACCTGATCCAAAAGCCTTTTACGAAAAAATCGTCGAACGGGTAAAAAGAGAAGAGTGCGGAGTAGAGCGTACCGTGATGGAGCTTCAAACGGTAAATTGGAGAAAAAACGATGCACCGATTTCTTCTGAGGAATTGAATGATACAATACAACATCTGTACGGATTGGGAGTACATCATCTGGCCTATTATCCCGACAGCGTATTTAAAAATATTCCCGATGCCGATACGATGAGACAAGCGTTCGCGAAAAAACCGACCTATATGCATCAAACGACCCTAAACAATACCATGCCGAACAAATAA
- a CDS encoding cupin domain-containing protein, which produces MFLHKKIDTIEAAPQKAGKGVAMKMLLSPDESPHFAMRNFTIEAGGHMPLHTNTVEHEQYVLGGRAKVTIGDKTIEAGAGDVLLIPAGVPHSYETLGDETYSFLCLVPKGTDVIEVLAC; this is translated from the coding sequence ATGTTTCTGCACAAAAAAATCGACACTATTGAAGCGGCTCCCCAAAAAGCGGGCAAAGGGGTGGCTATGAAAATGCTCCTCTCACCCGATGAATCTCCCCACTTTGCGATGCGCAACTTTACGATCGAAGCGGGCGGACATATGCCGCTGCACACCAATACGGTCGAACATGAACAGTATGTCCTCGGCGGACGGGCAAAAGTAACGATCGGGGATAAGACGATTGAAGCTGGGGCGGGAGATGTACTGCTCATCCCCGCAGGGGTTCCTCACAGCTATGAGACACTCGGAGACGAAACGTACAGTTTTTTGTGTCTCGTACCGAAAGGGACGGACGTTATCGAAGTATTAGCGTGCTAA
- a CDS encoding pentapeptide repeat-containing protein: MHDEMARHEEEYGTGWDETLALSNWYAWTGPSRMDQYVFDFIVNELSLADYEKALKWQQSLIKLLSHAIQNDFPLSALTESAISYKKIVASVRNSKESLLAALNACANTTKQQSLISCQGQEFGDFLHSLRKQRIGEDNVLALDCLNYIHLPSAILHVQDFYRADLNNSILTDSAMAHSLLQHANLYRANLYKANLYKANLADSNLEEASLQKANLQNANLQNANLSNANLQETNFEGANLERANLEGANLSNANLQGANLASSNLNKTNIEGANLNGANLELYYGTYILNETK; this comes from the coding sequence ATGCATGATGAAATGGCAAGGCATGAAGAAGAATATGGTACAGGTTGGGATGAAACATTAGCATTGAGTAATTGGTATGCTTGGACTGGACCATCACGGATGGATCAGTATGTTTTTGATTTTATAGTCAATGAACTATCGCTAGCTGATTATGAAAAAGCTCTAAAATGGCAGCAATCATTAATAAAACTGCTATCACATGCTATACAAAATGATTTTCCGCTTTCTGCTCTTACTGAATCAGCAATTTCTTATAAAAAAATTGTTGCTTCTGTTCGCAATAGTAAAGAAAGTTTACTAGCAGCATTAAATGCTTGTGCCAACACCACAAAACAACAATCACTTATTTCTTGTCAAGGACAAGAGTTTGGTGACTTTTTACACTCACTTAGAAAGCAAAGAATAGGTGAAGATAATGTTTTAGCTTTAGACTGTCTCAATTATATACATTTACCATCAGCTATATTACATGTACAAGATTTTTATCGTGCTGACCTTAATAATTCAATATTAACAGATTCAGCAATGGCGCATTCTCTTCTTCAACATGCAAATTTATATAGAGCAAATTTATATAAAGCAAATTTATATAAAGCAAATTTAGCAGATTCTAATCTTGAAGAAGCATCTCTTCAAAAAGCAAACCTTCAAAATGCAAACCTTCAAAATGCCAATCTCTCTAATGCTAACCTGCAAGAAACAAATTTTGAAGGAGCAAATCTTGAAAGAGCAAATCTTGAAGGAGCAAATCTCTCTAATGCTAACCTGCAAGGAGCAAATCTTGCAAGCAGTAATTTAAATAAAACAAATATTGAAGGGGCAAATCTTAATGGAGCAAATCTTGAGCTGTATTATGGAACATACATATTAAATGAAACAAAATAG
- a CDS encoding TIGR00282 family metallophosphoesterase, producing the protein MKIAFIGDIVGRPGRSMIKEHLKRLRREHGIDFVIANYENASHGFGVTMKNAHELLGMGIDCMSGGNHTWDKKEVEPLLESLPMLRPHNYPEGVKGTGCKIFDVAGEKLAVLNIMGHYGMPYVDNAFRCARDTVAQLKSEGIHHIFLDFHAEASSEKRGMLMLLSGEVSGIIGTHTHVGSDDFQIVGGTAYLSDIGLSGCRDNVIGMDAKVPLDRFLTGVAGRFEVPEKCRKILQIAVMNLEGGKCNDAFKLKIFDDGRVIRTDAWVEE; encoded by the coding sequence GTGAAGATAGCGTTTATCGGAGATATCGTCGGACGTCCGGGACGGAGCATGATCAAAGAGCATTTGAAGAGGCTTCGACGCGAACACGGGATCGATTTTGTCATCGCCAACTACGAAAATGCCTCCCATGGCTTCGGAGTGACGATGAAAAATGCCCATGAGCTGCTGGGGATGGGGATCGACTGTATGAGCGGCGGGAACCACACGTGGGACAAAAAAGAGGTCGAACCGCTGCTCGAATCCCTCCCGATGCTCCGCCCCCACAACTACCCCGAGGGGGTTAAGGGGACAGGGTGTAAAATCTTCGACGTGGCGGGGGAGAAACTCGCCGTGCTCAACATCATGGGGCATTACGGGATGCCGTATGTCGATAATGCATTCCGATGCGCCCGCGACACGGTAGCACAGCTCAAAAGCGAGGGAATCCATCATATCTTCCTCGATTTCCATGCCGAAGCCTCCAGTGAGAAGCGCGGTATGCTGATGCTCCTTTCGGGGGAAGTGAGCGGCATTATCGGAACCCATACTCATGTGGGGAGCGACGATTTCCAGATCGTCGGCGGGACGGCGTATCTGAGCGATATCGGTCTCAGCGGATGCCGCGACAACGTCATCGGAATGGATGCCAAAGTACCGCTGGATCGTTTTTTGACGGGGGTTGCGGGACGGTTCGAAGTCCCTGAGAAATGCCGAAAGATTCTCCAAATCGCCGTGATGAACCTCGAAGGGGGGAAATGCAACGACGCCTTCAAACTCAAAATCTTCGATGACGGCAGAGTGATTCGCACCGATGCGTGGGTAGAGGAATAA
- a CDS encoding HAD family hydrolase produces the protein MKKHILFDNDGVLVDTEHWYYTASAEVLASHGYTLTPERYRDIMIAGESAFLIAEETGVPISVTDRWRAKRNELYQHYLRTEEIAIPGVREVLEQLSERYRMGIVTSALRCDFELIHAARGITDYMDFVLCSGEYPRAKPYPDPYLLGLERLGGEKHETIIVEDSERGLRSAVDAGIECVIVHNRFTESHDFTKATHRIKTLDELVALLEKL, from the coding sequence ATGAAAAAGCATATCCTTTTTGACAACGACGGCGTCCTCGTCGATACCGAACACTGGTACTATACCGCCAGCGCCGAAGTGTTAGCGTCACACGGCTACACCCTCACCCCCGAGCGCTACCGCGACATCATGATCGCGGGAGAGAGCGCCTTTCTGATCGCCGAAGAGACGGGGGTGCCGATCAGCGTCACCGACCGATGGCGCGCAAAGCGAAACGAACTCTATCAGCACTATCTCCGCACCGAAGAGATCGCCATCCCGGGCGTGCGGGAAGTACTTGAGCAACTCTCCGAGCGCTACCGCATGGGGATCGTCACCTCGGCGCTGCGATGCGATTTCGAACTCATCCATGCCGCGCGCGGAATAACCGACTATATGGATTTCGTCCTCTGCAGCGGCGAATACCCCCGTGCCAAGCCCTACCCCGACCCCTATCTCCTGGGACTGGAGCGTCTGGGGGGTGAGAAACACGAGACAATCATCGTCGAAGATTCCGAACGGGGCCTTCGCTCTGCGGTGGATGCGGGGATCGAGTGTGTCATCGTCCACAACCGCTTTACCGAAAGCCACGATTTTACCAAAGCGACCCATCGGATCAAAACGCTCGACGAATTGGTCGCTCTGCTGGAAAAACTCTAA
- a CDS encoding BrnT family toxin, producing MKSLKFEWDDTKASSNITKHGVSFEEAKTVFDDDFARMIPDPDHSEQEERFILLGMSYTLKILAVVHCYRDQERIIRIISARRSTKNEERQYKELLP from the coding sequence ATGAAATCGTTAAAATTTGAATGGGATGATACAAAAGCTTCGTCAAATATCACCAAACACGGCGTATCGTTTGAAGAAGCCAAAACGGTATTTGATGATGATTTTGCCCGTATGATTCCCGATCCCGACCATTCGGAACAAGAAGAACGATTTATCTTGTTGGGGATGAGCTATACGTTAAAAATATTAGCGGTAGTCCATTGCTACAGAGATCAAGAGAGAATAATACGGATCATATCCGCCCGACGATCAACCAAAAACGAAGAACGCCAATACAAGGAGCTATTACCATGA
- the murI gene encoding glutamate racemase: MRVGVFDSGVGGLSVVKSLLEHKLFEEIIYFGDTARVPYGVKDQNTIIRYSLEALEFFKNFEIDLLITACNTVSAYALDEMREHSHCDVIGVVDPGVLALKNAIPSNDANILILGTKATVKSGAYEKGLRSLGYRNLSAIATSLLVPIVEEGLYEGEVLQSALHHYFRDLEKTPDAIILGCTHFPLVARAIDTYFEGKSTLIHSGEAIVEYLESHYDFTKRFDTTNLKFFASENPEGLRRVAKEWLAL, from the coding sequence ATGAGAGTCGGGGTCTTTGACAGCGGTGTCGGGGGTTTAAGCGTCGTCAAATCGCTTTTGGAACATAAACTCTTCGAAGAGATCATCTACTTCGGGGATACCGCCCGCGTCCCTTACGGGGTCAAAGATCAAAACACGATCATCCGATACTCTCTCGAAGCCCTCGAATTTTTCAAAAACTTTGAAATCGACTTGCTCATCACCGCGTGCAACACCGTCAGCGCCTATGCTCTTGATGAGATGAGAGAACACAGCCACTGCGACGTTATCGGGGTTGTCGATCCGGGGGTATTGGCCCTTAAAAATGCGATCCCCTCGAATGACGCCAATATCCTCATCCTCGGGACCAAAGCAACCGTCAAATCGGGAGCCTACGAAAAAGGGCTTCGCTCCCTCGGCTACCGAAACCTCAGTGCTATTGCGACAAGCCTCCTCGTCCCTATCGTCGAAGAGGGGCTGTATGAGGGGGAAGTACTCCAAAGTGCGCTGCACCACTATTTCCGCGATTTGGAAAAAACTCCCGACGCGATCATCCTCGGATGTACCCATTTCCCCCTCGTAGCCCGTGCGATCGATACCTATTTCGAAGGAAAAAGCACCCTGATTCACTCGGGTGAAGCAATCGTCGAATATCTGGAGAGCCATTACGACTTCACAAAACGCTTTGATACTACGAATCTCAAGTTTTTCGCTTCCGAAAATCCCGAAGGGCTTCGCCGCGTCGCCAAAGAGTGGCTGGCACTGTAA
- a CDS encoding class I SAM-dependent methyltransferase — protein MSESIRFRYQTLEFTNTDIHVRTLRDTQQYFDTDGRAEKLGISSASWPLFGVIWDSSKILAHLMSDFDIEGKRILEVGCGIGLASLVLNHRSADITATDYHPEAECFMDENVRINNDEHIPFIRTGWGDLDDALGKFDLIIGSDLLYERDHIHLLAGFIDRHTAQECEVIIVDPGRGNHANFSKRMVSLDFSHTQSKPLDTHYLTLPFKGQLLRYKR, from the coding sequence ATGTCCGAATCCATACGATTTCGCTACCAGACCCTCGAATTTACGAATACGGATATCCACGTCCGAACCCTCCGAGACACACAGCAGTACTTTGACACCGACGGCAGGGCCGAAAAGCTCGGGATATCCTCAGCCTCGTGGCCGCTGTTCGGAGTGATCTGGGATTCGAGCAAGATTCTCGCCCATCTGATGAGCGATTTTGATATCGAGGGGAAACGGATTTTAGAGGTGGGGTGCGGGATAGGGTTGGCCAGTCTCGTCCTCAACCACCGATCCGCCGACATCACCGCAACCGATTACCACCCCGAGGCGGAGTGCTTTATGGATGAGAACGTCCGAATTAACAACGACGAGCACATCCCGTTTATCCGAACCGGATGGGGAGATTTGGACGATGCTCTGGGCAAATTCGACCTCATCATCGGAAGCGATCTTCTCTACGAGCGTGATCATATCCATCTGTTGGCGGGATTCATCGACCGCCACACCGCGCAGGAGTGCGAAGTGATCATCGTCGATCCGGGCCGCGGCAACCACGCCAATTTCAGCAAAAGAATGGTGAGTCTCGATTTTTCCCATACCCAGAGCAAACCTCTCGATACCCACTATCTTACCCTCCCCTTTAAAGGGCAGCTTTTACGCTACAAACGTTAG
- a CDS encoding cold-shock protein: MADVLNGTVKWFNSEKGFGFIQQDNGGKDVFVHFRQINSTGYGRVSLDEGQKVTYTVGQGEKGPQAENVTAL; encoded by the coding sequence ATGGCAGACGTACTAAACGGAACCGTTAAATGGTTCAACAGCGAAAAAGGTTTTGGATTTATCCAACAAGATAACGGCGGTAAAGATGTATTCGTACATTTCCGTCAAATCAACAGCACTGGTTACGGCCGTGTTTCTCTTGACGAAGGTCAAAAAGTAACTTACACTGTAGGTCAAGGCGAAAAAGGCCCACAAGCAGAAAACGTTACTGCACTGTAA
- a CDS encoding 3-methyladenine DNA glycosylase: MELQDSWELFSALEKLKLLENSPPLWWPAYGTFEVVVGAVLTQNTQWERVQISLDNLRNSEILAPDLLAQTHPETLMELIRPSGLFKAKASNLIRLSRNMMEEFGDFETFALSTDRNWLLSQKGVGPETADSILCYACARPSMVVDAYTARLLNAFGYEFESYDELQEWCETGVRGYFDTVQLPAAFARFHGMIVEYVKSNSKGKAVNIERISSTI; the protein is encoded by the coding sequence GTGGAACTGCAGGACTCATGGGAGCTTTTCAGCGCACTTGAAAAACTGAAGCTTTTAGAGAACTCTCCGCCGTTGTGGTGGCCTGCCTATGGAACCTTTGAGGTCGTCGTCGGGGCGGTGCTGACTCAAAACACCCAATGGGAGCGGGTTCAAATCTCTCTGGACAATCTCCGAAATTCTGAGATTTTAGCCCCCGATCTCCTCGCACAAACACATCCCGAAACCCTTATGGAGCTGATCCGTCCGAGCGGGCTGTTCAAAGCGAAAGCGTCCAATCTCATCCGTCTTTCACGCAATATGATGGAGGAGTTCGGCGATTTCGAGACCTTTGCGCTGAGTACCGACCGCAACTGGCTGTTAAGCCAAAAAGGGGTCGGTCCCGAGACGGCGGATTCGATCCTCTGCTACGCCTGCGCCCGTCCTTCTATGGTCGTCGATGCCTACACCGCGCGGCTGTTAAACGCGTTCGGATATGAGTTCGAGAGTTATGATGAGCTGCAGGAGTGGTGTGAAACGGGGGTGAGAGGATATTTCGACACCGTTCAGCTTCCCGCCGCTTTTGCGCGGTTTCATGGGATGATTGTGGAGTATGTGAAGAGCAATAGTAAGGGGAAAGCGGTAAATATCGAGCGGATCAGCTCGACCATTTAA
- a CDS encoding BrnA antitoxin family protein, with translation MREEYDFSQSVQNPYAKAAKKQISLNIEVDTIEYFKQLALKTGLPYQTLMNSYLTDCAIRHVEPQVKWSS, from the coding sequence ATGAGAGAAGAATACGATTTTTCACAATCCGTCCAAAACCCTTATGCCAAAGCGGCAAAAAAACAGATTTCGCTCAATATCGAAGTCGATACCATCGAGTATTTCAAACAGCTCGCCCTCAAAACGGGATTGCCGTATCAAACGCTGATGAATTCATATCTCACTGACTGTGCCATCCGCCACGTCGAACCGCAGGTTAAATGGTCGAGCTGA